A region from the Bacteroidales bacterium genome encodes:
- the sbcD gene encoding exonuclease subunit SbcD, with protein sequence MRILHTSDWHLGKRLERFSRHGEQVEILEEIRHIADEHKADVIVIAGDLFDTFNPPAESLDLFYSSLKKLASDGKRPVIAIAGNHDMPERIEAPDPLARECGIIFAGFPDTSIPEYSLDGKFTIAASEPGFMNLQLPGKPALRVLSTPYANEIRLRKGLSQEKDLQDILADHWGMLAERHCDDKGVNILLTHLLFMNEGGEVPEEPEDERPINHIGGAQAIYTSAIPASLQYVALGHLHRTQTVTTAPCPVIYSGSPLSYSFSEAGQQKHVVLIDLEPGKAARVEMIPLKGGRPLFRKRSETLQEAEEWLLANPDALVELTLVSDTYLSGENRRKLQELHGGIIAIIPEIRNSVENAEPADSRANHVQAGIQELFCEFFSARKGQAPDDGLLEVLREVIAETEQAD encoded by the coding sequence ATAAGAATTCTCCATACTTCCGACTGGCACCTGGGAAAGCGGCTGGAACGTTTTTCGCGCCACGGGGAACAGGTTGAGATCCTGGAAGAGATCAGGCATATTGCTGATGAGCATAAAGCGGATGTGATTGTGATTGCCGGCGACCTGTTCGACACCTTTAATCCCCCGGCTGAATCGCTTGACCTGTTTTACAGTAGTCTTAAAAAGCTTGCCTCCGATGGGAAAAGGCCTGTTATCGCCATAGCCGGAAACCATGATATGCCGGAAAGAATTGAGGCTCCCGACCCTTTAGCCCGTGAATGCGGGATTATTTTTGCCGGTTTCCCTGATACCAGTATCCCTGAATATTCACTGGACGGCAAATTTACAATAGCTGCTTCTGAACCGGGATTTATGAATCTTCAACTACCCGGAAAGCCCGCGCTCAGGGTTTTGTCAACACCCTATGCCAACGAAATCCGGCTGCGCAAAGGCCTCAGCCAGGAAAAGGATCTACAGGATATACTGGCTGATCACTGGGGGATGTTAGCTGAACGGCATTGCGACGACAAAGGCGTTAATATTCTACTAACTCACCTGTTATTCATGAATGAAGGGGGTGAAGTTCCTGAAGAGCCTGAAGATGAGAGGCCGATCAACCATATCGGGGGAGCCCAGGCCATTTACACCTCAGCAATACCTGCTTCATTACAGTATGTTGCACTTGGTCATCTGCACAGGACACAGACTGTTACTACTGCACCATGCCCGGTGATTTACTCAGGTAGCCCCCTGTCATATTCATTCAGCGAAGCCGGTCAACAAAAACATGTCGTACTTATTGATCTCGAGCCAGGCAAGGCAGCCCGGGTTGAAATGATACCGCTTAAAGGAGGAAGGCCTCTGTTCAGGAAGCGTTCAGAAACTCTTCAGGAAGCAGAAGAATGGTTGCTGGCTAATCCAGATGCCCTGGTAGAGCTCACTCTGGTAAGTGACACCTATTTATCTGGCGAAAACCGCCGAAAATTGCAGGAATTACATGGTGGAATCATTGCCATCATTCCCGAAATCAGGAATTCAGTAGAAAATGCAGAACCGGCAGATTCAAGGGCAAACCATGTCCAGGCTGGCATTCAGGAGCTGTTTTGTGAATTTTTCAGCGCCAGGAAAGGCCAGGCACCTGATGATGGACTGCTTGAAGTCCTCAGGGAGGTGATTGCCGAAACAGAACAGGCCGACTAG